The Lancefieldella sp. Marseille-Q7238 genomic interval ATAAAAAGCGCTTAAGCGCCAGCAGTTTTTCCGAAAGCGATTCCGCTGAAACTCTTGATGAGTCAGCTATCAACACGCGGCTGGATGAGCTCAAGGCCCTGCGCGATGATCTTGAAAACGAGAAAATCGTGTGGGGAGACAAGACCGGCAGAGGTTCCGATTACGATACCTACATTCACCGCATCACTGAGCAGACTTCGCGCGGTAACGCCCTTAAGAGAAATCTTCAGAGGAAGGCTCAGGAAAAGGCCGAGAAAGAACGAAACGCGAACAAGTCCACCAAGAAAGCTCAGACAAAGTGGGTGGGAAATGAGAACAGTTCTCAAATCTCATTCAACGGAAAAGTAAGCTCCATAAGTGAGCCGTTTACCATAACTTCTTCCGATGGCGGCAAGCATATCGCGGTAAGCTCCACCAATGCCGCCTGGCATACCGACTACCTGGAGAAACAGTAAGTTTGCTGCGGAGAAAACCTAGAATCGACCGGTCATCCGCGCGTCAGGATCAGCTACAGCGACATGTTTGCGCAGGTCGCAAATGGCTTCTGGAATCTTGGAGACGTCATACGGCGTCATCTGATACACCCAGTTAATCCAGTTGCGATAGAGCAAGTTGGCGTGTGCGCGCCACGTAAACAGCGGCTGCCGCTCGGGATCATCGTCAGGAAAATAGTTTTCCGGAATACGAATAGGCAGCCCCTTGTGAAAATCACGCCAGTATTCCTCCGCAAGCGTATCGCGGCCATATTCAAAATGGCCGGTAACGTAAATCTCGTGGAAGTCGCGCGTTGCCAGAAGCGCTGGACCGGAATCAAATCCCTCAGAGAGTACTGCGAGTTCGGTATGACCAGCAAGCTCTCCTGTATCAATAGCGGCGTGCCGGGAATGAGGCATATAGTGCACCTCATCAAAGCCGTTGGTAAGAAACGAATACTCATCGCACAGGCGCTGCGGAAAAATACCAAAAAGTTTGGATCCCAGCTGCTTTTTGGGAATGCCGTACAGATGATACAGTCCGGCTAAGGCACCCCAACAAAGATACATCGTAGAAAAGCAGTGCTCTTGTGACCAGTCGACAATCCGACAAAACTCATCCCAATAGTCAACATCCTCGTAGCGAATCTCTTCAAGCGGAGCGCCAGTGACTATAAGACCGTCATAATTTTTAGCCTCAAACGCATCAAACGTATCGTAGAAATTCACCAGATGATCTTCGGGCGTATGTTTGGAGACGTGACTTGAGACGCGCATAAAGTCACAACTCACCTGAATGGGAGACTTTGAAATGAGTCGCAGAATCTGCGTTTCCGTTTGAATCTTTGTAGGCATGAGGTTAAGAATGGCGATCTTTAACGGACGAATTTCCTGATGTTCGGCGACTTCTTCCTCAAGCGCGAAAATGCGCTCCTGGTGAAGCGTATGTTTTGCCGGCAAACCATCTGGAATGTTAATTGGCATGTAATGCCCTACTTTCTTCTCTCCGCAAGGACGTCTCGCCACACAGTATAATAGGTCAGTCAATGATTCGCATATCATACGCACGCGAAATTTAACAGACAGTATACTTATGAACATGGATACTACTTTTGCCGAGCTCGGGCTAAACGAGCACATCTTAGCGGGCGTGTCAGCGCTGGGCTTCAACACGCCAACCCCCATCCAAACAGCGGCGATTCCCGCGGTTCTGGCCGGCAAGGACGTTGTCGCATCGGCACAGACCGGTACCGGAAAGACCGCGGCTTTTGCCCTGCCAACGCTTCAGGTTATCAGCGAACCGCAAGACGCTGGCAAAACCTCCCACACCAACGCGACTGGCGAGAAAATCGACCGCCCCAAACGCCGCCGCAAAAGACAGCGGAATCCGCGCGCGCTTATCGTTACACCCACACGTGAGCTAGCCGCGCAAATCGATCACGTTGTCAGCACTGTCTGCGAGCACACAAATCAGCGCGCGGTCATTGTCATGGGAGGCGCCAAGTTCAAGCGGCAGATAACGGAGCTACAGAAAGGCTGCGACCTGCTGGTTGCTACTCCCGGGCGCTTACTCGATTTGGTTGAACACCATCAGGTGAATCTCGAAGACATCAGTGTCTTTGTTCTCGATGAAGCTGACCGCATGCTTGACATGGGCTTTTGGCCGAGCGTTCGGCGCATCATGCTTGAGCTGCCAAAAGCGCATCAAACGCTGCTTTTCTCGGCAACAATCCCGCCGTCGATTCGCTCAACTGTTGACGCGATGCTGCACAATCCCGTGGCCATCGAGCTTGCGCGCACTGGTCAGACGGCCGATACTGTCGAAGAGCATCTATGCCCTGTCACGCAGGGGCAAAAAATGGAGCTGCTTGAATCCCTCACACGATTTCTCAACATTGGCTCGGGGAGGATGCTGGTATTTTGCCGAACCAAATCACGTGTGGATCACGTGTTTGAGACGCTTAAGAGCGCCGGATTCAAGGTGGACGTCATGCATGCCGACCGTCCCCAGAAGGCTCGAACGCGCGCGCTGGAGAAGTTTCGCGCCGGCAACGTGCAGGTACTTGTGGCAACCGATGTTATGAGCCGCGGCATCGACGTTCAAAACATTGACGCCGTCGTTAATTTTGACGTTCCCATGGACCCTGAGGACTATGTGCATCGCATCGGGCGTACCGGCCGCGCAGGAGCCACAGGTCAGGCATTTACGTTCATGGCGCCAGACGAAATTACGCCGCTTCGCGAGATTGAATATTTCACAAAGTCACTGATTCCCGTATGGGATCTCCCAGACTTCCCATACGACCAAGGGCGTATCATGTTGCAGCCGAATCGCTCCGTCAGTAAAACCATGCGCTCGATGTTTTCCGGCTCCAAAGCGCGCGGCCGCGGTTTTGGCGGTCGCTACGGCCGGCACTTTTAACCTCACGACCCGCTCCTCACTCGAACGGTCCATCTCAAAGGAGATTTTATGTTTATCGCAGGCCTTGCTTTCTCTATCCTGGCAGCGCTTTTGCATGTCTTCATCTTCTATATGGAATCTATCGCGTGGACAAGCGAGAAGACCCGCACAACATTCAACCTTACACAAGATGAAGCCGACAACACTAAAGAGATGGCTTTTAACTAGGGATTTTATAATCTGTTTCTGGCGGTTGAGATTGTTGTCGGCATTATTCTTCACATCAACGGAAATCCCGCGGGAATGTCATTGATTCTCTTTGGAGCGGCGTCCATGTTTGCCGCGGCGCTTCTGCTGTTTGTAACCTCGCCCGATAAGCGCGGCACCGCTGCCAAGCAGGAAACCCTTCCTGTACTGGCTCTTATATGCCTTTTGCTTTCACTAATTCCGTAAGGGTATAGCCCTCCTCTGTAAGCGCGAAAGACGAGATTTCACTTAACGTTTTCTTTATTCCTCCGTGGATACACTGTGGGTGTTCTACAGACATCTCAGTTGAAAGGAAACGATATGAACGACGAAACCTCTCTGAAGCCAAGCGACTCGGCTATGGAGTCAGGCGATCCGGCTATGGGGCCAACCAACCCGGTTGACAATCTAAACAACGAGGCTTCTATGGAGTCGAGCGGGCCAGCTATGGGGTCAAACGATTCTGCCCCAAGCAATCCAGCTGATACGATGGATTCCCCCACACCTCCATCTGAGTCCGAAAGCCCCACCGAACCCGATGTTCCTCCCCAGCAGGCTCAGCCAACCTCTATGCCCACTTCCACTTCTGCACCCACCCCGACCTCATGCGTTTCTCACTCTCCTTTACTGCGCTCTCGAGTCGTCTATGGCATTTGCTGTGCCGTTGGCGGCGTGACTGGCCTGCAGAGGCTCTATGTTGGCGATTGGCAGACGTGGCTTGGTCTTACGGTATTTATGGGTGTTCTTAACCGTGTGTTGAGCAGTGCTGTATCGTCATACGCAACGGTTGTGCTCTTCGTCATTGTTGAGGCCATCAATATTTTTCTTGCGATTCAGGTTCTGATTAAGAGCGGGTTTACTGCCGACCCCGAAAATCAGCACCTCTTCATAGCTCAGGAAGACGAGAAGTCCAGCGCAAAAACAACGCTCATTATTGTGCTTATTGTTGTTGGAGTAATTACTTTGGCCACGCTGGTACTGCTAAGCGGATTTACCCTGACGCCGTATTCGTATTCTCGCATTAACTAGCGAGAACTCCTGCCCGATTGACCGTACGGGAATTGTCCTGCTGGATTAACCTGGCCATGCAAAGCTTGACCATACAAGACTGGTCAGCGGCACTACGGAGACAGACTCGGACCCTTGCACTCCGTATACCATATGAATTCACGCGACAGTCATTCGTATCCGGAACTTCTCGCCACAGCGGAGGTTCCGGATACCATTGTTACTTCTTGCGCTCACTTCCTATGCTCACGTCGTGCTTTGAAAAAATCTTTGAGCTGCGCTGCCGCTTCATCAGCGAGCACGCCCGATGTGACTTGAAACGTATGGTTTAACCTTGGGTCGCAGCTCACATCATAAAGCGTACCTGCGGCTCCGCCTTTCGGATCCGCGGCGCCAAAAACGCATCGGTCTACACGGGCGTTTACCATAAGACCCGCACACATGAGACACGGCTCAAGCGTCACATATACGGTACAGCCCGTAAGTCTCCACCGGCCCAACACGCGAGAAGCTTCTTGCAGAGCCAAAAACTCCGCATGGGCGGAAGGATCATTATCGATTTCGCGTCGATTATGCGCCGCCGCGATTACTGTTCCGTCATGCACAACGACCGCCCCAATAGGAACTTCCTCCTCAGCTGCCGCGGCAGCCGCCTCATCAAGCGCCAAGCGCATGAACTTCTCGTCAGACGCAGAAGGCGAGCTCCCGCACGCGTTATCAGCCTGAAGTGAACCCCTCAGATTACGCGACCCATCGGCTGAAAAGTCTTGTTGGGACTCTGTTTTTACAAATTCGTTCACGACTTGCTCCCAAAAGTGTCCGTTATGAGGTAGGATAATACCGCTTTGGAGAGGTGGCAGAGTGGTTGAATGCGGCGGTCTTGAAAACCGTTGAGCGGTAACACCGTTCCGAGGGTTCGAATCCCTCCCTCTCCGCCATCTTTATGGCGATAAGTGTTTTAACGCAAGACAGCATATCTCAGCTTGTCAAATCTTCTTTTTCTTCTTTTGTCGAAGTCTTTCTATCGAAACCTGTTTTCTCTTTTTCCCCTCTTTCCCCCTTTTGCCGAACCTCTTTTATCGAAATCTCTTTTCAGATTTGATATCGGATTCATGTTTTGGGTAAACTTGAATCATCAAACGTCGCGAGTAGCACTTGGCTTATCGCCGCACGTGAAAGGATTAGATATGGGAATCGCAATTGGCGTCATCGTTCTTGTGGCCTTACTGGTGCTGTGGGGCATTACGATTTACAACAAGATTATCCGTGCAAACAATAAAGTCGACAACGCATGGGCAACCATTGATGCCCAGCTTCAGCGCCGAAATGACCTCATTCCCAACCTCGTTGAAACCGTCAAAGGCTATGCAACGCACGAGTCCGGCACCCTTGAAGCGGTAACTGCCGCTCGTGGAGCCGTTGCGTCCGCACGCACCCCTCAGGAAAAAATGGAGGCTTCCGGTACGCTTTCCAATGCGCTGACCTCACTTTTCGCAGTTGCTGAAAGTTATCCTGATCTTAAGGCAAACGCGAATTTCCAGCAGCTCCAATCTGAACTCACTGATACCGAGAACCGCATCAGCTATGCACGCATGAGCTACAACGACGTGGTCATGGACTACAACAACGTTATTGCAGTCTTCCCCAACTCCATCGTTGCGGGTTCGCGCTTTAAGCCTCGCCAGAGCTTTACCGTTGACGACCAGGCTGCTCGTCAGGCTCCAAAAGTGCAGTTCTAAAACGTACAGTTCAGTTCTACATGCAACTCTAATGAACACTAAAAAGTTGTTTTACTCTTTTCGCACCCGACACGCTACTTGCCGGGTGCGTTTGTTACTTGCTGAATACGTCTAAATACCTCATGAAATTTTGCTTGTTCTCGAGAGCCGTTGTAGTCGGACGCCCTAAATCATCGCGAGCTCCAATAGAGCAACAAGCCTCGATGCACGACAGTCCTTCTCGACTACGCGCCTGCGTAAGCTCAGCGTCAAGGGCTTCGAAATCATCCACACGCACGGCATACGGATATCCGCAGGCCAAAGCGATGCTCACCAAATCAACGGAGTCCGCGACGGTGGGCATACCGCCTACCGTCTCATGAGCAGCGTTGTTGATAACCACGTGCACCAAGTTGGACGGCTTTTGCGCGCCGATAACCGCCATAGCTCCCAGGTGCATCAGAGCAGCCCCATCGCCATCAATACACCAAATTTTTTGCTCCGGTTTGTTCAGCGCTACGCCGAGCGCAATGGAGGACGCGTGCCCCATCGATCCCACCGTCAGAAAATCACGTTCATGACCTTCTTCTGCGGCTTCACGAATTTCAAAGAGCTCTCGGCTTGCCTTGCCCGTAGTCGACACGATAGGATCATCACCTGTAGCCTGCGCGATATGGCGGATAATCTCTTCGCGCGCCATGGTGTTGTCATTCGCGTACTTAAGGGCGCCGTCAAAAGAAAGGGCACCTTTTCTAACCACAAAAGCCACATCGCGCCCCTTAGCAAAATCATCCCTGAACCCGTTCATGGCGGCCGCCAGCTCTTCTGCGGTGGTTTTGGGACTCACTACAAAATAACGGATTCCCATGTCCTCCAGCAGTTTGAGCGTAACCTCACCCTGATAGATGTGCTGAGGCTCGTCTTTAACACCGGGTTCTCCGCGCCATCCAATAACGAAAATCATCGGAATGGCATAGACCTTCTCGTTAAGCAAAGACGCGACCGGATTGATGATATTGCCCTCACCGCTGTTCTGCAGATAGACTACGGGAATCTTGCCAGTCGCAAGATGATAGCCGGCGGCAAGCGCGGTGCAGTTTCCCTCGTTAGCGGCAATGATGTGGTGCTTGGGGTCAATGCCATACTCGCTCATAAGATAGTTGCAAAGCGCCTTGAGCTGAGAATCGGGTACGCCCGTGTAAAAGTCGGCGCCGAGCACATCAACAAATGCTTTTACTTGCATGGATCTAACTCCTCAAAAGATTTTCGTAGCTGCGGTCAAACGCTGCCAGCTCCGTGACGGTATCAAGTTCCACAATCTGACGTGCGGCAACGGGGTGAATCTTCAGGTCAAACTCGGCAATGTGATCGTTGACCACATCATCCCAAAAGAGCTGTTCATGGCCGGGACGCGCCGAAGTGTTGCATATGCACTTTGCCAGGTGCCGCGCGTCAGCTGCCGAGAAGTACGCCAGGCCCACCATGGCGTATGTATCGTCGCCGCCCTTGCCAATCCTGGTAATAGTTCCCGACGCGTCAAGGTCAAACGTCCAATCATCCGTATGCCCGTCGAACCTGCGTCCAAAATAGCCTGACCGCGTGGGCTTCGGCTGAAAGATATGCTCATCGGAGATGACCAAATCGGCCTCGCAGATGAACGTACTTCCTTGTTCAAGAATATCAGCGGCGG includes:
- the tadA gene encoding tRNA adenosine(34) deaminase TadA, yielding MNEFVKTESQQDFSADGSRNLRGSLQADNACGSSPSASDEKFMRLALDEAAAAAAEEEVPIGAVVVHDGTVIAAAHNRREIDNDPSAHAEFLALQEASRVLGRWRLTGCTVYVTLEPCLMCAGLMVNARVDRCVFGAADPKGGAAGTLYDVSCDPRLNHTFQVTSGVLADEAAAQLKDFFKARREHRK
- a CDS encoding DEAD/DEAH box helicase; this encodes MNMDTTFAELGLNEHILAGVSALGFNTPTPIQTAAIPAVLAGKDVVASAQTGTGKTAAFALPTLQVISEPQDAGKTSHTNATGEKIDRPKRRRKRQRNPRALIVTPTRELAAQIDHVVSTVCEHTNQRAVIVMGGAKFKRQITELQKGCDLLVATPGRLLDLVEHHQVNLEDISVFVLDEADRMLDMGFWPSVRRIMLELPKAHQTLLFSATIPPSIRSTVDAMLHNPVAIELARTGQTADTVEEHLCPVTQGQKMELLESLTRFLNIGSGRMLVFCRTKSRVDHVFETLKSAGFKVDVMHADRPQKARTRALEKFRAGNVQVLVATDVMSRGIDVQNIDAVVNFDVPMDPEDYVHRIGRTGRAGATGQAFTFMAPDEITPLREIEYFTKSLIPVWDLPDFPYDQGRIMLQPNRSVSKTMRSMFSGSKARGRGFGGRYGRHF
- the aepY gene encoding phosphonopyruvate decarboxylase translates to MQVKAFVDVLGADFYTGVPDSQLKALCNYLMSEYGIDPKHHIIAANEGNCTALAAGYHLATGKIPVVYLQNSGEGNIINPVASLLNEKVYAIPMIFVIGWRGEPGVKDEPQHIYQGEVTLKLLEDMGIRYFVVSPKTTAEELAAAMNGFRDDFAKGRDVAFVVRKGALSFDGALKYANDNTMAREEIIRHIAQATGDDPIVSTTGKASRELFEIREAAEEGHERDFLTVGSMGHASSIALGVALNKPEQKIWCIDGDGAALMHLGAMAVIGAQKPSNLVHVVINNAAHETVGGMPTVADSVDLVSIALACGYPYAVRVDDFEALDAELTQARSREGLSCIEACCSIGARDDLGRPTTTALENKQNFMRYLDVFSK
- a CDS encoding NTP transferase domain-containing protein, translating into MITTEKIGATAEKNSVAAEKTNVATEKANAIVMAAGLGTRMAPLTKKTPKPLIKVNGTPMIETVINALVTGGIDQIYVVVGYLKEQFCYLTERYPCVTLIENTEYLEKNNISSIYAAADILEQGSTFICEADLVISDEHIFQPKPTRSGYFGRRFDGHTDDWTFDLDASGTITRIGKGGDDTYAMVGLAYFSAADARHLAKCICNTSARPGHEQLFWDDVVNDHIAEFDLKIHPVAARQIVELDTVTELAAFDRSYENLLRS
- a CDS encoding LemA family protein; protein product: MGIAIGVIVLVALLVLWGITIYNKIIRANNKVDNAWATIDAQLQRRNDLIPNLVETVKGYATHESGTLEAVTAARGAVASARTPQEKMEASGTLSNALTSLFAVAESYPDLKANANFQQLQSELTDTENRISYARMSYNDVVMDYNNVIAVFPNSIVAGSRFKPRQSFTVDDQAARQAPKVQF
- the metA gene encoding homoserine O-succinyltransferase, with the translated sequence MPINIPDGLPAKHTLHQERIFALEEEVAEHQEIRPLKIAILNLMPTKIQTETQILRLISKSPIQVSCDFMRVSSHVSKHTPEDHLVNFYDTFDAFEAKNYDGLIVTGAPLEEIRYEDVDYWDEFCRIVDWSQEHCFSTMYLCWGALAGLYHLYGIPKKQLGSKLFGIFPQRLCDEYSFLTNGFDEVHYMPHSRHAAIDTGELAGHTELAVLSEGFDSGPALLATRDFHEIYVTGHFEYGRDTLAEEYWRDFHKGLPIRIPENYFPDDDPERQPLFTWRAHANLLYRNWINWVYQMTPYDVSKIPEAICDLRKHVAVADPDARMTGRF